Proteins encoded together in one Helicobacter pylori window:
- a CDS encoding ligand-gated channel → MRKVIIMNGYLRVKTPYFLALGALTFLSFNFLVGAKDKHHFLKKVTTTEQKFSSSAPLSYQSEEVRNSTSSRTVISNKELKKTGNLNIENALQNVPGIQIRDATGTGVLPKISVRGFGGGGNGHSNTGMILVNGIPIYGAPYSNIELAIFPVTFQSVDRIDVIKGGTSVQYGPNTFGGVVNIITKEIPKEWENQAAERITFWGRSSTGGFVDPKEKGKPLAQTLGNQMLFNTYGRTAGMLGKYIGISAQGNWINGQGFRQNSPTKVQNYLLDAVYKINATNTFKAYYQYYQYNSYHPGTLSAQDYAYNRFINERPDNQDGGRAKRFGIVYQNYFGDPDRKVGGDFKFTYFTHDMSRDFGFSNQYQSVYMSSQNKILPFKGKGEISTTNPNCGLYSYSDTNSPCWQFFDNIRRFVVNAFEPKLNLVVNTGKVKQTFNMGMRFLTEDLYRRSTTRKNPSVPNNGSGFDAGTSLNNFNNYTAVYASDEINFNNGMLTITPGLRYTFLNYEKKDAPPFKEGQTGKTIKDRYNQWNPAVNVGYKPIKDWLFYFNYQRSYIPPQFSNIGNFTGTSTDYFQIFNVMEGGSRYYFNNQVSFNANYFVIFANNYFTGRYGDNREPVNARSQGVELELYYTPIRGLNFHAAYTFIDANITSHTMVTNPANPKGPKKDIFGKKLPFVSPHQFILDASYTYAKTTIGLSSFFYSRAYSDVLNTVPFTEYAPTIKNGAITTKTAGMTPYYWVWNLQISSVLWERKNQSVNASLQINNIFNMKYWFSGIGTSPNGKEAAPPRSITAYVSYHF, encoded by the coding sequence ATGAGAAAGGTTATCATAATGAATGGTTATTTGAGGGTAAAAACCCCTTATTTTTTAGCGTTGGGTGCTTTGACTTTTTTGTCTTTTAACTTTTTGGTGGGCGCGAAAGATAAGCACCATTTTTTAAAAAAAGTTACAACCACTGAGCAAAAATTCAGTTCCAGCGCCCCGCTTTCATATCAAAGCGAAGAAGTGCGTAATTCCACAAGCTCTCGCACGGTGATTTCCAACAAAGAACTCAAAAAAACGGGTAATTTGAATATTGAAAACGCCTTGCAAAATGTGCCAGGGATTCAAATCAGAGACGCTACAGGCACAGGCGTGCTGCCTAAAATTTCGGTGCGCGGTTTTGGTGGAGGAGGTAACGGGCATAGCAATACGGGCATGATTTTAGTCAATGGTATCCCCATTTATGGCGCGCCGTATTCTAATATTGAACTGGCGATTTTCCCTGTAACTTTCCAGTCAGTGGATAGGATTGACGTGATTAAGGGTGGCACGAGCGTCCAATACGGCCCTAACACTTTTGGAGGCGTGGTGAATATCATCACTAAAGAAATCCCTAAAGAGTGGGAAAATCAAGCGGCTGAAAGGATCACTTTTTGGGGGCGATCATCCACAGGGGGTTTTGTAGATCCCAAAGAAAAAGGCAAGCCTTTAGCCCAAACCTTAGGAAACCAAATGCTGTTTAACACTTATGGGCGAACGGCTGGAATGTTGGGTAAGTATATAGGCATTAGCGCCCAAGGCAATTGGATTAATGGGCAAGGTTTCAGGCAAAACAGCCCCACAAAGGTGCAAAACTACTTGTTGGATGCGGTTTATAAGATTAATGCGACCAACACTTTTAAAGCTTATTACCAGTATTATCAATACAATTCTTACCATCCAGGCACTTTGAGCGCGCAAGATTATGCCTATAACCGCTTCATCAACGAGCGCCCTGACAATCAAGATGGAGGGCGAGCCAAGCGCTTTGGGATCGTGTATCAAAATTATTTTGGCGATCCGGATAGGAAAGTGGGGGGCGATTTTAAATTCACTTATTTCACGCATGACATGAGCAGGGATTTTGGGTTTTCTAACCAATACCAAAGCGTGTATATGAGCAGTCAAAATAAGATTTTACCCTTTAAAGGAAAAGGAGAAATTAGCACGACTAACCCTAATTGCGGTCTGTATTCTTATAGCGACACGAATAGCCCTTGTTGGCAATTTTTTGACAATATCCGCCGCTTCGTGGTGAATGCTTTTGAGCCAAAACTCAATCTCGTTGTCAATACCGGTAAAGTCAAACAAACTTTTAATATGGGAATGCGGTTTTTAACTGAAGATTTATACCGCCGATCCACCACCAGGAAAAACCCTAGCGTGCCTAATAATGGCAGTGGGTTTGATGCAGGAACTTCACTCAATAATTTCAACAATTATACCGCTGTGTATGCCAGCGATGAAATCAATTTCAATAACGGCATGCTAACGATCACGCCTGGCTTGAGATACACTTTTTTAAATTATGAAAAAAAAGACGCTCCCCCTTTTAAAGAAGGTCAAACAGGAAAAACCATTAAAGATCGTTATAACCAATGGAATCCAGCAGTGAATGTCGGCTATAAACCCATTAAGGATTGGTTGTTTTATTTCAACTATCAAAGAAGCTACATCCCGCCCCAATTCAGCAATATTGGTAATTTTACAGGCACAAGCACGGATTATTTTCAAATCTTTAATGTCATGGAAGGCGGCTCAAGATATTATTTTAACAACCAAGTGAGTTTTAACGCGAATTATTTTGTGATTTTTGCGAATAATTATTTTACCGGACGCTATGGGGACAACAGAGAGCCGGTCAATGCGAGATCGCAAGGCGTGGAGTTGGAATTGTATTACACGCCAATTAGGGGGCTTAATTTCCATGCGGCTTACACTTTTATAGACGCTAATATCACAAGCCATACGATGGTTACTAACCCTGCCAATCCTAAAGGGCCTAAAAAAGATATTTTTGGCAAAAAACTCCCTTTTGTCAGCCCGCACCAATTCATTTTAGACGCGAGCTACACTTACGCTAAAACTACGATTGGGTTGAGCTCTTTCTTTTATAGCCGTGCTTATAGCGATGTGTTAAACACCGTGCCTTTTACAGAATACGCGCCCAC